A genomic stretch from Lathyrus oleraceus cultivar Zhongwan6 chromosome 2, CAAS_Psat_ZW6_1.0, whole genome shotgun sequence includes:
- the LOC127123656 gene encoding extensin-like, producing MDWLSEHPPNFMKRMREPSERKSKKKSQKLGEPSVSRPLVPLISSSSPSKSQPSDSHTLHLRQLSSSLPQPSPIYTHFEPTTSSTPSSPPYYNISSDSDQSEPSDPQSPTLAQLQAHAISTQNPSELETTIPSPSEHPTTPPSEPHTETPSENPVTQSSDPPTETIPTPPAPISPTFEPEPTFPTLEEAVALFAKSSMENIISLSENLESMMIPLQ from the coding sequence ATGGATTGGCTATCTGAACATCCACCCAATTTCATGAAGAGAATGCGCGAGCCATCTGAAAGGAAGTCAAAGAAGAAATCTCAAAAGTTGGGGGAACCCTCTGTATCCAGACCACTTGTGCCTCTGATCTCCTCCTCCTCTCCAAGTAAGTCTCAACCCTCTGACTCTCATACTTTACATTTAAGGCAATTGTCTTCTTCCTTACCTCAACCATCCCCTATATACACACACTTTGAACCTACAACCTCCTCCACTCCCTCATCTCCACCCTACTACAACATTTCATCTGACTCTGACCAATCTGAACCATCTGACCCTCAATCCCCTACTCTTGCGCAACTCCAAGCTCACGCCATCTCCACTCAAAATCCATCCGAGTTAGAAACCACCATCCCTTCCCCATCTGAACACCCAACAACACCACCCTCTGAACCTCACACAGAAACTCCCTCTGAAAACCCTGTTACCCAATCATCTGACCCTCCCACTGAAACCATCCCCACACCACCAGCACCTATATCTCCCACCTTTGAACCTGAACCCACCTTTCCCACTCTGGAAGAGGCAGTAGCCTTATTTGCTAAGTCATCAATGGAAAATATCATATCACTGTCTGAAAATCTAGAATCAATGATGATCCCTCTGCAGTGA